Within the Salinirubrum litoreum genome, the region TCGTGTCGAACCTCATCAGTTCGTCGTGGCCCTCGTTGTGTTGCCGGCGTACCCCGTCGAAGGCTGACTGGGTGAGCACCCACTCGACGTCCACGCCGGAGCGGATCACCTCGTAACTCGCCGCCATCACCGACGGCGACGCGAAACTGCTGGTGAGGCCGGTCATCGACTCCTCCGTCGACTCGATGATCGCCGCGATGTGCTGGTCGACGGAGTAGGGCGCAGCCGGTGTACTCTGCACGACGGTCGCGTCGGTGAACAGGTCGGCGTTCGCGGCCAGTTCCGGCGCGTCGACGTGTGCCAACACCGGTTCGAGCGTGGTCGTCCCGTCGAGCCCGGACCGGAACGACTCGATCTGTCGGAGCACGGTCCGCCCGACCCCCGTCAGCCGATAGCCGTTGCCGACCTTCTCCAGGAGTCCCCGTTCTTCGAGACTCCCCGTCGCCCGGTACGCCGTCGCTCGTGAACAGTCCGCGCGCTCGGCGATCGTCGGCCGACCGACCGGACCGTCACGACAGGCCTCGAGGACCGGGGCACGCTGGACGAGCGACCCGATCTCGTCGAGTGGCGTCCGACTCATACGATACTCTCTCTGTCGCACACCTTAACGTTTCATCTCCCGTACCCATCTCACAACTGTTGTGACGGCCGCACGGTCGCGTTCGGTCGTCTCAGCCGTGAACCACCGTCTCACCGGTGCTTATTAACGGAATTGGACATTTCCCGAACTAATGGCAGTCAGGAGACGGGCGACGGCGGGACGACGTATCGACAGATCACGAACCTGGGAGACGGTCGAGGTGGGTGCGACTGCGGAGCACCCCGAATGAGTCTTCCGAGTGACACATCATATCGTCGACTGATCACTCGCGGCCGACTCCAGACACTGGTCGTGGTGCTCGTCACCCTGCTGGTCGTCACCGCCGGCGTCGGCCCGGCGGTCGCCGTGTCGACCGCGTCCGGCGACGCGACGCTCTCCGATTCGACCGACCCGCCCGCCGACCGAACCGAACTCGCGGTCGTCGACACCAGCGTCGCCGGCCACGAGACGCTCGCACGAACCGCCTCGGCCGAGGGGATCGAAGTCGTCCGCGTCGACGGCGCTCGCGACCTGCGCTCGGCACTCGCCGACCGGTCGGGCCTCGACGCGATCCACCTCCTCTCACACGGGAATCGCGGCCGCCTCCACCTCGGTGACGACGACTTCTCCGCAGACGGCCCGACTGCCGCTGACGCCACCCTGCGCGCACTCGGCGACAGTCTCGCAGTCGACGGCGACCTGCTCCTCTACGGCTGTCGGATCGGCACCGACGCGGGCGACGACTCCTTCGTGACGCGACTCGCGGCCGTCACCGGTGCGGACGTGGCCGCCTCGACCGACCTCACCGGCACCGAGCGTCTCGGCGGCGACTGGGACCTCGAACGCGAGGTCGGACGCGTCGACACCGCGAGTCTGACAGCCGACGACTACTCGGGTCTCCTCCTCGGTGGCTACACCACCATCCCGGCCGGCAGTTCGCCACTCTCCGGCTTCTCCGACTCGCGGCTCCGCATCTCGGGCGCGACCGAGATGCTCCCAATCGACTACGACGGCGACGGCGACACGGACTTCATCGTGGCCGACTCCGGGAGCAACTTCAACCTCCTCGAGAACGACGGGAGTGGCGGCTTCACGGAGCGAACCGGCGTCACGGTCGATCTGACGCTGACGACGGTGGACAACTTCGTGGTCGTGGACTACGACGACGACGGCGACCCGGACATCGTGGACGCGAACGCCGGTGCCGAGAGCGAGGCGCGAATCCTCCGGAACGACGGCGGCGGAACCTTCACCACACTCTCGGCTGGTAGTTCACCCCTCTCGGGGTTCGGCAACTCCCGACTGGCGATCGGTGGCACGAACGAACTGATCCCCATCGACTGGGACGGCGACGGCGACACCGACTTCGTCACGGCCGACACCGGCGCGGGCTGGAACCTCCTCGAGAACGACGGCAGTGGCGGGTTCACGGAGCGAACCGGCGTCTCCATCGACATCTCGGAGACGAACGCGATCAACATTCTGGTGGTGGACTACGACGGCGACGGCGACCCCGACATCGTCGATCCGATGGTCGACAGCGCGAACGACGCGACCGTCCTCCGGAACGACGGCGGTGGCTCGTTCACGACGCTCGCGCCCGGGAGCGGCTCTCCGCTGGCTGGCTTCACGAACTCACAGTTCAACGTCTCCGGCAACCGGGAGCTACTCCCCATCGACTACGACGTGGACGGCGACACCGACTTCCTCGTCGCGGACTCCGGCAGTGGCTGGAACCTCCTCGAAAACGACGGCACCGGTGGGTTCACCGAGCAGACCGGGGTCGCGGGCGACCTCTCGCTCGACACGGCAAACGAGTTCCCGGTCGTGGACTACGACGACGACGGCGACCCGGACATCGTCGACGCCACGGCGGGGACCGATCAGAACGCGGCGATTCTGGAAAACGGTGCGTCTCCCCCCGCGCTGATCGCCAATACACCGGCAGACGGCACGACGGATTTCCCGGCGAACGCCGACATCGTGCTGGAGTTCGACGAGACCGTCTCGCTCGGCACCGGCGACGTGGTGATCCGGCGCGTCTCGGACGACTCGCCGGTGGCGACCGCAGACGTGACGACCAGCGCAGTCACGCTCGGTAGCGGGACGCAGGTGACGGTCGATCCGTCCAGCGACCTGCCGACCGGCGTCGATCTGTACGTCCACGTCGAACCCGGCGCGATCACCGACGGAGACGGGGAGATTCCGACCTCGCTGACGGACGACCCCTCGACGCTGAACTTCGTCGCAATCGTGCCGAACGACCCGCCGACCTTCGTCGACGCCAGTCCCTCGGTCTCGGTGCCGGAAGACGGCGGGCCGGTCTCGGTCGACGCGGGCCTGACAGCCAGCGATCCCGACGGTGACGCCCTGACGTGGGAGGTCGCCAGCGCACCCGACCACGGTACACTCGCCGGCTTCCCGACGACGGTCTCCTCGGGGACCACCACCGACACCGATCCCTCGGGACTGAGCTACGAACCCGACGCCGACTTCGCCGGCTCGGACAGCTTCGAGGTACGCGTCGTGGACGCAGTCGGCGACAGCGACACGATCACCGTCTCGGCGACGGTCGCCGACGCGCCCGAAGTCGCGTCGATCACCCGCGCCGGCGCGGGCGACGAGACGAACGCCGACAGCCTCGACTTCGACGTGGCGTTCTCGACAGCAGTCCAGAACGTCGACACCGGCGACTTCACCCTCACGACGACCGGCGACGCGACCGGCACCGTCTCGGCGGTCGACGCCTCGGCCGGCAGTTCGATCACCGTCACTGTCGGTTCGCTCGCCGGCGACGGCACGGTCCGACTCGACCTCGCGGACGACGACTCGATCACGGGCGACGACGTGGGCGCGGTCCCTCTCGGCGGCGTCGGGACGACCGGCGCGGGCGACGGGAGCGCGACCGGCGACGAGACGTACACGCTCGACAACACCGGGCCGACCTTCGACTCGGCTCCCAGCGCGTCGATTCTCGAAGGTCGGACCGGCACCCTGCTCGACGTACAGGCCGACGACGACGCCGGCACCGCGTACGACACCGATGTCTCCTACGCGCTCTCGGGGACCGACGCCGGACCCTTCTCGCTCGACTCGGGCACTGGGTCGCTGTCGATCGGGACGCCACTGGACTACAGTTCCCCGACCGACGCGAACGCGGACAACGACTACGAACTGACCGTGACCGCGACCGACGACGCCGGCAACACGGCGACCCAGTCGGTCGTCGTCTCGGTCACCGAGGACACCAGCATCCCGACCGTCCTGCCGGCCGACTCCGACCCGGCAAACGGCGACTACTACGTCTCGGGCGATCCGATCACGGTTCGGTTCTCCGAGCCGATTCTCCTCGGCTCGGCGGGCACCGTGACGATCACCGACGAGACGAGCGGGACCGTCGCCGAGACGTTCGACGTGCAGGCCGACGCCGGGAGCGGTCCCGGCACCGTCTCGGTCTCGGACGCGAACCTGACGATCAGGCCGTCGTCCGCGCTCGCCGACCGGACCGACTACGCGGTCGATCTGTCGGCCGGTGCGGTCGTGGATCGCGGCCAGAACCCGATTCCTGCGTTCGACGGCACCGACACGCTCCAGTTCACCGCACTCGCGGGCGACTCGGCACTGATCACGACCGCACCCGACTTCGACACGACGACCGGCGCGGGCATCCGCGACGGGGTCACGGCGAGTGCGAGCGACCAACTCCTGATCGTCTCCGACCCTGCCCACCTCACGTCGGGGTCGGTTCTCGACGGGGCTGGGGGCGACGACACCGTCTCGCTCTCGCAGGCGGGCACCTACGACCTCACCGCCACCTCGCAGGTGACCGGCTTCGAGGACGTACAGAGCCGCGCGGACGGCGACACGACACTCGTCGTCGGGAGCGGGAGCGACGACTTCGACGGCTACACCGGCACCACGGCCCACACCGAGACGCTGACGACGACCGCGAGTAGCACCTCGCTGACCTTCGTCCCCTTCACCGACTGGGAGCGCGTCAGCGTGACAGGCACCGACGCGACGCTCACCGTCACGACCGGCGTCCTCACCGACCTCGACAGCCTCGACGCGCCGGGCGCGGCCAGCGGGGACACCCTGCGGTTCGCCACCGGATCGGCGGACGCCACCGGTGCCGACCTGACCGGCTTCGAGACGGTCGCGGTCGGCACCGGCGGCGACACGCGCCTCGTGATCGACCGCGACGCGACGCGCGACGTGACCGCGTTCGACACCGGCGACACGGCCGGAAACGACTCACTGGTGACGACCGACGCCGAACTGAACGTCTCCGGGCGCTCGCTCGGCGGCTTCGACACGCTCCAGACGACGAATGCCAGCGGGACGACCTTCGTCGTGGACGACGCCGGCACGAGGACGCTGACTGAGATCACCGGCGAGTTCGCCGCGAGCGACACGCTCTCGCTGACCGGCACTGCGCCGAACCTGACCGGCACCGATCTCACGTCTCTCGACACGATCCGACTCTCTCGGGACGCGACGCTGACGACCGACCAGCAGACGGTCGACTCGGTGACGACCCTCGCGGGCAGTGACGGGACCGAGGGACTCACGACCGCAGACGAGACCCTCGACCTCTCGGGGACGCAGGTCACGAGCGTCGAGTCGCTGGCGAGTACCTCGGTGAACGCCTCCTCGTTCACCGTGACCGACGCGCAACTCGGCTCGCTCACGACAGTCACCGCGACCGAGAGCGGGAGCGAACTGGTCACGACCGGCCCGACGCTCGACGCCTCGACGCTGACCGTGACGAGAGTGGACACCTTCCGGACCACGGACGCGTCCGGCACGGTGATCATCGGGACCGCGACGCCGGACACCCTCGTCGGCTTCGACGGCGACGACAGCCTCGTCGGCGGCACGGGTGCGGACACGCTCACCGGGAACGCGGGCGTCGACGAGTTCGGCGGGACTCCCGCCGGTCTCGACCGCGACACGATCACCGACTTTGGCGACGCTGGCACGACCGTGGACGCCGAGTCCATCGTCGTCACCGGCGACGCGACCGCCGCGACCGAGGGCGAGTACGCTCGTGTCACACAGAGCGGTGGCGACAGCGTCGTCACCCTCGACACCGACGTCCCCTCGGCCGACACCTTCGACTCGGCGGACACTCGGCTCACGCTGACGGGGATCACTATCGACAGTCTCCGGGTGGAGACCGACGCCGGCGACGCGGTGCTGACGGTCAACAGTCCGCCGACGACCGCCGACTTCGGCGTCACGACCGACGAGGACACCCGGTACGTCTTCGCGGTCGGAGACGTCCCGTTCGACGATCCGAACCCCGGCGACACGCTCCAGCAGGTGACGTTCACCGGCGTCGCTGGCGACGGCTCCTTGTTCCTCGACGCGAACGCCGACGACCGGAACGACGGGGAGGAACTCACTACCGGCGACACCGTGCCGGTCGGCAACATCTCTGCGGGCGACCTCCAGTACGCACCGCCCGCAAACGCCTCGGGCGACGCGCTGGCGACCGCGACCTTCACGGTCGGCGACGGCGTGACGACTGCGGCGACAGACGCGACGCTGACGGTAGACGTGACCGCCGTCAACGACGCCCCGCGCATCTCGGGGTCGCCGACCGCCTCGGTCGCACAGGACCAGCAGTATCGCTTCACGCCGACCGCGACCGACGTGGACACCGGCGACACGCTGACGTTCTCGGGCACCGGCGTCCCGGACTGGGCCAGCGTCGATCCGGCGACCGGCGAACTCGCCGGCACGCCCGGGCCGACCGACGTGGCGACCTACGACGGGATCGAACTCGTCGTCACCGACTCCGCGGGCGCGACAGACACGCTCGGGCCGTTCTCGATCACGGTGACGAACGTCAACGACGCGCCGACGATCACGAACAGTCCGGCGACCACCGCACCCGAGGATGCGGCGTACAGTTTCGTCCCGTCGGTCACGGACCCGGACGCGGGCGACACGACGACCTTCGCCGTGACCGCGCTCCCGAGCTGGGCGAGCTTCGACACGGCGACCGGCGAACTGTCGGGGACGCCGACGAACGCGGACGTGGGTAGCTACGACGACATCGAGATCACCGTGACCGACGCGGCGGGCGCGACCGACACGGTCGGGCCGGTCTCGATCACGGTGACGAACACGAACGACGCACCGACCGCGACCGACGAGCAGTACGCCGTCGGTGCGAACTCGACGCTGTCGGTCTCCGCGCCCGGACTCCTCACGAACGCGACCGACCCGGACGCAGGCGACAGTCTCTCGGTCGAGCAGACGCCGGTCACCGCCCCGACGAACGGGAGTGTCACGCTCTCGGCCGGCGGGTCGTTCGACTACGACCCCGACGGGACGACCGGACCGGACACGTTCACCTACCGCGTCCGCGACGGCAACGGCGGCACTGACACCGCGACCGTGACGATAGACGTGCGTCAGCCGACCTTCGCGGTGAACGTCACCGACACGAACGACCCGGTGACGGAGGGCGACACGCTGGTCGTCAACGCGACGGTCGCGAACACCGGTTCGCTCACCGACACCCAGCGCGTCGACCTCCGGTCGGAGGTCGACGGTGTCGTGAACACCACGGCGGTCACACTCGCGCCGAACGCCTCGACGCGGGTGTCGCTCGTCTGGCCGACGAGTCGCGGCGACTCGGAGACGGGTAACGTGACGGTCGCCAGTCCGACCGACGCCGACAGGCGCGCCGTCGAGATTCGCGTCCGGAGTAGCGGCGGCGGTGGCGGTGGCGGCGGCGGGGGCGACCCCGGCGATGGCGAGGCGGACAACTGGCCGCGTATCATCGAAGCCGAGTCGGACATCCGCGCCGAGATGGCGGTCCCGACCGGGGTCCGCCCGCACTTCGCGGTACAGGACAGACTCCCGGTGAACCGACTCGAACCGGCCGTCGCCGAGTTCGCCGACAACTCCTCGGTCGCCTCGGTCCGGTACGAGACCGGCACGACCGGGACGGTCACGGTCGCGGAGTTCGACCGGCCGACCAGCCTCACCGACGCGACGCCGGGACGCGTACTGACCGCGTTCCTCGTCGGTGCGGCGGGCGACGCAGAGCGGACGACGGCGACGATGCGCCTGCGGATTCCGACCGACCGACTGACCGACGGTGGACTCACGTCCGACGACCTGCGAGTCGCCCACTACGAGGACGACGAGTGGACGCTGCTCGACCCGACCGTGGTCCGACAGCGGAACGGTGTTCTCCTCGTCGAGATCGAGACGGACGGCTTCTCCCCGTTCGCGGTGACGGCGGTCGGCGACCCGACTGCCGACTTCGTCACGCCGTCATCGGCGACGGTCGGCGAGGAACTGACGCTCGACGCGGGCGACACGACGACCCGGTTCGGCGAGATCGTCGCCTACCAGTGGTCGGTCGACGGCCGGACGCTGACGGGCGAGACGGGTACGCTGACGTTCGACGCGCCCGGCGAGTACGGCGTCACGCTGACGGTCACCGACGACACCGGCCGGACGGCGACCGCGACTCGGACGCTGGTCGTCCGCGAGCAGGGGGAGACCCCGACCGCGACTGCGACGCCGACGGCGACGAGTGAGCCGACCACGACGACGACGCCCGGATTCGGCGTCCTCGTCGCACTGCTGGCGCTGCTGTCGCTGGTGGCGGTCGCGCTGGTGGCTCGGCGGGACTGAGCGCCCGCCGAGGTGGACACCCCTCGCCGACACCGATCACACAGAATCGAGGAGGAAGCCCACGACTTCAGTCGTGGGTTACTGACACGGCGATCTCTTCTGTCGACACCGAACACGGACCGACTCATTCTACCGACACCGAACCACGCCGGAGCGGCGGCCCCCGGCGACGTACAAAGGTAAAGTGTCTCTGCCGCGCATAGTGCTGCATGGCCGACCAGGAGATCGACGACGTGGACAGGGCGATCCTCTACGCACTGCAGGAGGACGCCCGAAACATGTCCTCGGGCGACATCGCACAGCGAACCGGCACCTCGGACAGCACGGTCCGGAAACGCATCCAGCGGCTCGAATCCGACGGCATCATCAAAGGCTACAGCGCCAACGTCGACTACCAGCGGTCGGGCTATCCGCTCCGGATGCTCCTCTTCTGTACCGCGTCGATCCCCGAACGCGGCGAGTTGGTCCCCGAGATCCTGCAGATCGACGGGGTCGTCTCGGTCCAGGAACTCGTGACCGGCGAACAGAACCTCCTCGTCACCGCCGTCGGCGAGTCCGACAGCGACATCACGCCGGTCGCACAGGCACTGCTCGACATGGGACTGACCGTCGCCGACGAGGTGCTCGTCCGGAGCCACGAGACGACCCCCTTCGGCACCTTCGACGCCGGCCGCGAGGAGTAGCCCGGCCTCCTCGGCCACCGGTCAGACGAGCACGCGCTTCACGTCGAGTTCGGTCGCGCGCCGGACGACCGCCTCCACCACGTCCGTCGTTCCAGCCAGATTGTCCGAGTCGCCGTCGAGGACGAGCAGTGCCGCACGCCGGCCCGGTTCGACGACCCCGCAGTCGAGGCCCGCTATCTCCGCGCCGGCGGTCGTCGCCATCCGCAACACCTCGCGTGCGCTCACCTCGAACTCTCGGGCGGTGTACGCCATCTCGCGAAACATCGACGGGACGTTCAGCATCACGTTGTCCGTCCCGAGTGCGACCGTCGTGTGGTCGAGTAACTCGCGGATCGGAGCTCTCCCGACCTTCAGGACGCTGTTCGCGCGCGGACACGCGACGATCGGGACCGACTGCTCGGCGACGCGGTCGAGATGCTCCCGTTCGGCGTGGACCATGTGGACGAGCAGATCCGGGTCGAGATCGAGCGCCGGATGGATGTCGGTGGCGTCCGGTTCGCCGGCGTGGATCGCGAAGGGGACGCCACGCTCCCGGCAGGCGGCCCGTTCTGCGGTGAAGTCGGCGTCGTTCGCACCGGAGGCACCGTAGCCGTCGGCGACGTCTAGCACCGAGAGGTCGTCGCTCCCGAAGATGAACGGGTCGACGGCGACCGGTTCTGCGGCCTCCCGGAGAGCGCGTGCTCCGGCGAGCCCCGACTCGCGGAAGTCGAGACAGGAGACGGTCCCGGTGCGTGCCACGAAGCGGAGCGTCCGACGCATCGCCGACACGAGGTCGTCGTGGCCGGCGGCCGCCAACCGACGGTGTTTCAGACTGTCCGGCGGGACGACCGCCTCCTCGAGCGACAGACCGACGGCCGCGTCCTTCGCCACGGAGTCGCCCA harbors:
- a CDS encoding DUF4347 domain-containing protein; translated protein: MSLPSDTSYRRLITRGRLQTLVVVLVTLLVVTAGVGPAVAVSTASGDATLSDSTDPPADRTELAVVDTSVAGHETLARTASAEGIEVVRVDGARDLRSALADRSGLDAIHLLSHGNRGRLHLGDDDFSADGPTAADATLRALGDSLAVDGDLLLYGCRIGTDAGDDSFVTRLAAVTGADVAASTDLTGTERLGGDWDLEREVGRVDTASLTADDYSGLLLGGYTTIPAGSSPLSGFSDSRLRISGATEMLPIDYDGDGDTDFIVADSGSNFNLLENDGSGGFTERTGVTVDLTLTTVDNFVVVDYDDDGDPDIVDANAGAESEARILRNDGGGTFTTLSAGSSPLSGFGNSRLAIGGTNELIPIDWDGDGDTDFVTADTGAGWNLLENDGSGGFTERTGVSIDISETNAINILVVDYDGDGDPDIVDPMVDSANDATVLRNDGGGSFTTLAPGSGSPLAGFTNSQFNVSGNRELLPIDYDVDGDTDFLVADSGSGWNLLENDGTGGFTEQTGVAGDLSLDTANEFPVVDYDDDGDPDIVDATAGTDQNAAILENGASPPALIANTPADGTTDFPANADIVLEFDETVSLGTGDVVIRRVSDDSPVATADVTTSAVTLGSGTQVTVDPSSDLPTGVDLYVHVEPGAITDGDGEIPTSLTDDPSTLNFVAIVPNDPPTFVDASPSVSVPEDGGPVSVDAGLTASDPDGDALTWEVASAPDHGTLAGFPTTVSSGTTTDTDPSGLSYEPDADFAGSDSFEVRVVDAVGDSDTITVSATVADAPEVASITRAGAGDETNADSLDFDVAFSTAVQNVDTGDFTLTTTGDATGTVSAVDASAGSSITVTVGSLAGDGTVRLDLADDDSITGDDVGAVPLGGVGTTGAGDGSATGDETYTLDNTGPTFDSAPSASILEGRTGTLLDVQADDDAGTAYDTDVSYALSGTDAGPFSLDSGTGSLSIGTPLDYSSPTDANADNDYELTVTATDDAGNTATQSVVVSVTEDTSIPTVLPADSDPANGDYYVSGDPITVRFSEPILLGSAGTVTITDETSGTVAETFDVQADAGSGPGTVSVSDANLTIRPSSALADRTDYAVDLSAGAVVDRGQNPIPAFDGTDTLQFTALAGDSALITTAPDFDTTTGAGIRDGVTASASDQLLIVSDPAHLTSGSVLDGAGGDDTVSLSQAGTYDLTATSQVTGFEDVQSRADGDTTLVVGSGSDDFDGYTGTTAHTETLTTTASSTSLTFVPFTDWERVSVTGTDATLTVTTGVLTDLDSLDAPGAASGDTLRFATGSADATGADLTGFETVAVGTGGDTRLVIDRDATRDVTAFDTGDTAGNDSLVTTDAELNVSGRSLGGFDTLQTTNASGTTFVVDDAGTRTLTEITGEFAASDTLSLTGTAPNLTGTDLTSLDTIRLSRDATLTTDQQTVDSVTTLAGSDGTEGLTTADETLDLSGTQVTSVESLASTSVNASSFTVTDAQLGSLTTVTATESGSELVTTGPTLDASTLTVTRVDTFRTTDASGTVIIGTATPDTLVGFDGDDSLVGGTGADTLTGNAGVDEFGGTPAGLDRDTITDFGDAGTTVDAESIVVTGDATAATEGEYARVTQSGGDSVVTLDTDVPSADTFDSADTRLTLTGITIDSLRVETDAGDAVLTVNSPPTTADFGVTTDEDTRYVFAVGDVPFDDPNPGDTLQQVTFTGVAGDGSLFLDANADDRNDGEELTTGDTVPVGNISAGDLQYAPPANASGDALATATFTVGDGVTTAATDATLTVDVTAVNDAPRISGSPTASVAQDQQYRFTPTATDVDTGDTLTFSGTGVPDWASVDPATGELAGTPGPTDVATYDGIELVVTDSAGATDTLGPFSITVTNVNDAPTITNSPATTAPEDAAYSFVPSVTDPDAGDTTTFAVTALPSWASFDTATGELSGTPTNADVGSYDDIEITVTDAAGATDTVGPVSITVTNTNDAPTATDEQYAVGANSTLSVSAPGLLTNATDPDAGDSLSVEQTPVTAPTNGSVTLSAGGSFDYDPDGTTGPDTFTYRVRDGNGGTDTATVTIDVRQPTFAVNVTDTNDPVTEGDTLVVNATVANTGSLTDTQRVDLRSEVDGVVNTTAVTLAPNASTRVSLVWPTSRGDSETGNVTVASPTDADRRAVEIRVRSSGGGGGGGGGGDPGDGEADNWPRIIEAESDIRAEMAVPTGVRPHFAVQDRLPVNRLEPAVAEFADNSSVASVRYETGTTGTVTVAEFDRPTSLTDATPGRVLTAFLVGAAGDAERTTATMRLRIPTDRLTDGGLTSDDLRVAHYEDDEWTLLDPTVVRQRNGVLLVEIETDGFSPFAVTAVGDPTADFVTPSSATVGEELTLDAGDTTTRFGEIVAYQWSVDGRTLTGETGTLTFDAPGEYGVTLTVTDDTGRTATATRTLVVREQGETPTATATPTATSEPTTTTTPGFGVLVALLALLSLVAVALVARRD
- a CDS encoding helix-turn-helix transcriptional regulator, giving the protein MSRTPLDEIGSLVQRAPVLEACRDGPVGRPTIAERADCSRATAYRATGSLEERGLLEKVGNGYRLTGVGRTVLRQIESFRSGLDGTTTLEPVLAHVDAPELAANADLFTDATVVQSTPAAPYSVDQHIAAIIESTEESMTGLTSSFASPSVMAASYEVIRSGVDVEWVLTQSAFDGVRRQHNEGHDELMRFDTTTTYIVDQSPLDIGIYDGTLVVAGFDDESGIVAAVATTDDDAAVEWGKGIVADHKARGEPLD
- a CDS encoding Lrp/AsnC family transcriptional regulator gives rise to the protein MADQEIDDVDRAILYALQEDARNMSSGDIAQRTGTSDSTVRKRIQRLESDGIIKGYSANVDYQRSGYPLRMLLFCTASIPERGELVPEILQIDGVVSVQELVTGEQNLLVTAVGESDSDITPVAQALLDMGLTVADEVLVRSHETTPFGTFDAGREE
- a CDS encoding amidohydrolase family protein; the protein is METLAGTVLAGKSFDPIRGRVVVEDGQIEAVEETETASTDIVLPAFVNAHTHLGDSVAKDAAVGLSLEEAVVPPDSLKHRRLAAAGHDDLVSAMRRTLRFVARTGTVSCLDFRESGLAGARALREAAEPVAVDPFIFGSDDLSVLDVADGYGASGANDADFTAERAACRERGVPFAIHAGEPDATDIHPALDLDPDLLVHMVHAEREHLDRVAEQSVPIVACPRANSVLKVGRAPIRELLDHTTVALGTDNVMLNVPSMFREMAYTAREFEVSAREVLRMATTAGAEIAGLDCGVVEPGRRAALLVLDGDSDNLAGTTDVVEAVVRRATELDVKRVLV